A stretch of Aedes aegypti strain LVP_AGWG chromosome 2, AaegL5.0 Primary Assembly, whole genome shotgun sequence DNA encodes these proteins:
- the LOC5579976 gene encoding intraflagellar transport protein 88 homolog, whose translation MNSLIEDDIYGGFSGVTNKLFNYDIKEDKAFQNAVKTSSYGKKTSTPKFFWNGDKLGSADASATMARPSTAIRAVGYSSQSSKLFDPLNQAAKKIVVMESKKEETPEQRYKNMETKIYALLEESIIASTGPKPDMLAGLAKAKEASAMDRTLLRMRDQDGGTYTHNFDLTFFVLFNLANVYAKNEMYIEALNTYTLMTKNKMFPNVNRLKINMGNIYFHLGLYTKAIKMYRMALDQVPSNQKELRLKITHNIGILFIKMGQYSDAATSFEFIMSEKGDLKTGLHLILCYYALGDVEKIKHAFQLLLDIQIDYLEDDKIFQTNSNPSYEYINEMIKSDELHVYEQKIRHLAEKNILISANLISTIIDDYFNDGYSWCVETIKNSYFSSLAVDLELKKAVIYLKQDDIQQAIETLKYFEKKESNIAINAAINLSFIHILKKDIATAETYAETAKKIDSYCPAAFINSGVCNLLKNDLETAKLMFFNALDIDSTSFEALYNIGLIFKKLGDHNNSLLYFRKIISNLGHEQHPEVLYQIASLYDLLGDVGTALEYHLQLLSLVQQDNKIIQKIGELYETDGERQQAYHYHHESYRIFPIESSVINWLCSHYIELQVVEKAIGFYEKAVLKNPQDPYYLLRIAGCYRRIGNQQKSLNLFKMIHEIYPENVDCLRALIHLTQTQGNNELCERYMSELQKLEKQKEVRQRINTSRPPTTASSSRISSGEHSARSGAGGGGSDSYQPPGTASGGNKSSDVSPDYNASAYGYADPLGPPQERPRTGVRKNLTLDDDSDEDINPYDLLPV comes from the exons ATGAACTCCCTAATCGAGGACGATATATACGGCGGATTTTCCGGCGTTACCAATAAACTGTTCAACTACGACATCAAGGAGGACAAAGCGTTTCAAAATGCCGTGAAAACCTCCAGCTACGGCAAGAAAACTTCGACACCGAAGTTCTTCTGG AATGGGGACAAACTGGGTTCGGCGGACGCTTCGGCCACAATGGCACGTCCTTCAACGGCCATTCGTGCAGTGGGATACTCTTCGCAGAGTAGCAAACTTTTTGATCCACTGAATCAGGCTGCGAAGAAGATCGTCGTGATGGAGAGCAAGAAAGAGGAAACTCCTGAACAGCGCTATAAAAACATGGAAACCAAGATCTACGCACTGCTGGAAGAATCGATCATTGCCAGTACTGGCCCCAAACCAGACATGTTGGCCGGGCTAGCGAAAGCGAAGGAAGCCTCGGCAATGGATCGAACATTGTTGCGTATGCGAGATCAAGATGGTGGAACGTATACTCACAATTTTGACCTGACGTTCTTCGTCCTGTTCAACCTGGCCAACGTGTACGCCAAGAACGAGATGTACATCGAAGCCTTGAACACATACACGTTGATGACCAAGAATAAAATGTTTCCCAATGTGAACCGTTTGAAGATCAACATGGGGAACATCTACTTTCATCTGGGTCTTTACACAAAAGCGATCAAGATGTATCGGATGGCGTTGGACCAGGTTCCCAGCAATCAGAAAGAGCTCCGGCTGAAGATCACCCATAACATTGGCATACTGTTCATTAAGATGGGCCAGTACTCGGATGCTGCGACTAGTTTTGAGTTTATCATGTCGGAGAAGGGCGATCTGAAGACCGGACTGCACTTGATTTTGTGTTACTACGCGCTCGGGGACGTAGAGAAGATCAAGCACGCCTTCCAGTTATTGCTGGACATTCAGATCGATTACTTGGAAGatgataagatttttcaaaCGAAT TCCAATCCATCGTACGAGTACATCAACGAAATGATCAAGTCCGATGAGCTGCACGTCTACGAACAGAAGATACGACACCTGGCGGAGAAGAACATACTGATTTCggccaatctgatttcgactataATCGACGATTACTTCAACGATGGCTACAGTTGGTGCGTGGAAACTATCAAAAACTCCTACTTTTCCTCTCTGGCTGTAGATTTGGAGCTGAAGAAGGCCGTCATCTACCTGAAACAGGACGATATTCAGCAGGCGATCGAAACGTTGAAGTACTTCGAAAAGAAAGAATCCAATATTGCCATCAATGCTGCGATCAATCTCAGCTTCATTCACATTCTG AAAAAGGACATCGCCACGGCCGAAACCTACGCTGAAACAGCCAAAAAAATCGACAGCTACTGCCCGGCTGCATTCATCAACAGCGGAGTCTGTAACTTGCTCAAAAACGATCTGGAAACGGCAAAGCTTATGTTTTTCAACGCCCTGGACATTGACTCGACTTCGTTCGAGGCACTGTACAACATTGGATTGATCTTCAAAAAGCTTGGTGATCATAACAACTCGCTGCTCTACTTCCGCAAGATCATATCCAACCTGGGTCACGAGCAACATCCGGAGGTTCTCTACCAAATCGCGAGCCTGTACGATCTGCTGGGTGACGTTGGAACGGCCTTAGAATACCACTTGCAGCTGTTGAGCCTGGTTCAACAGGACAACAAGATCATCCAGAAGATTGGCGAACTCTACGAGACGGATGGCGAAAGACAGCAAGCCTATCACTATCACCACGAATCCTATCGCATTTTCCCCATCGAGTCCAGCGTGATCAACTGGTTGTGTTCGCACTACATCGAGCTTCAGGTGGTCGAGAAAGCAATCGGGTTCTACGAGAAGGCCGTCCTTAAGAACCCACAGGATCCCTATTATCTCCTACGGATCGCAGGCTGCTACCGCCGTATCGGCAATCAGCAAAAGTCACTGAACCTATTCAAGATGATCCACGAAATTTACCCGGAAAACGTGGACTGCTTGCGGGCGTTGATCCATCTGACCCAGACCCAGGGCAACAACGAACTGTGCGAGCGGTACATGAGTGAACTGCAGAAGTTGGAGAAACAGAAAGAAGTTCGCCAACGGATCAACACCAGTAGACCGCCAACCACGGCGAGCAGTTCGCGAATCTCCAGCGGTGAGCACAGTGCTCGATCGGGTGCGGGTGGCGGAGGATCGGACAGCTATCAACCGCCGGGTACTGCATCAGGGGGGAACAAGAGTTCCGACGTATCACCAG ATTACAACGCAAGTGCGTACGGCTATGCGGATCCTTTGGGACCTCCCCAAGAAAGACCACGCACCGGAGTCCGCAAAAATCTTACGCTGGACGATGATTCCGATGAGGATATAAATCCGTACGATTTGTTGCCGGTTTAA
- the LOC5579981 gene encoding uncharacterized protein LOC5579981, translating into MPRIRSNASQAATVKRSESAAAGCAGEGGGAAPTPLGKRSSSALPSVNKNNSSEDDIDKEQQQLVKKFRSELHINEKVRSSRRLKNITNIVDHQTAVEVAGKKRKIAEEQQQNGKESDEPTKRAKSNDVDEIAEVQNKLRDVLGRHYFDVANRVGLEHVPGCLRNVGRCAKLHAKRTNQARKVNQRIQQDTREMLIENRPLNFLGYIEQALLRNEFIDGPLFVKALEMILTINEPSDQLNANYSVGSVLQQTVDILDQTVDHFPPCWLDLKRAYQSVIFGVLEEECFEKYDRSEGLFKVVLFLLEKFVESKAGDCGASLSRTLSNQERSMANFHLWEQAYIQKYDFDMLSRDDKLDRLFLVLQILVKILEYDLTMWILRHPHNVKENMINPNRMPLIAALLWNENSTVGETNSLIKRIIALYVNATAVHYPKDAIETLSRLVSIIGTAINLTEIQYDGSVEYPCIKQNTRYFAQQIMRHLETSGYHSVSLCLRTIEQMRSPLLRMLLAGDLLQKLTPLPMDTPCAASYLKHLIKGKWKAFRIDNPPERDAQTERDRFPFLDQRKQRKSSHEIGQPQYVNLLLTAFKSYMQVFPLKTYFQGGCRPPGESDFHASTPSPTNQSVTNHVNLTALEKDLPRQMKQLRTSGTQFIRCKSSGDSPPLILEEINVTPSLLLHYRDEVKHLLLMQRWLQTKAGTSPEERELFAPWRSYLATIDGSLVCE; encoded by the exons ATGCCTAGAATTCGCTCGAACGCATCACAGGCCGCAACTGTCAAACGTTCGGAATCTGCAGCGGCAGGGTGTGCGGGTGAAGGTGGTGGCGCAGCGCCTACTCCGTTGGGAAAGCGTTCCTCCAGCGCTCTCCCGTCtgtcaacaaaaacaattcGTCCGAGGATGACATCGACAAGGAACAGCAGCAACTGGTAAAGAAATTCCGCTCGGAATTGCATATCAACGAGAAAGTTCGCTCCTCCCGACGTTTGAAGAACATTACCAACATCGTAGATCATCAAACGGCAGTCGAAGTGGCCGGAAAGAAGCGGAAGATTGCGGAGGAGCAGCAGCAAAATGGCAAGGAATCGGACGAGCCTACGAAGAGAGCAAAATCGAACGACGTGGATGAGATAGCGGAAGTGCAGAATAAGCTGCGGGACGTTCTGGGAAGGCATTATTTTGATGTTGCGAATCGGGttggattggaacatgttccggGCTGCTTGAGGAATGTCGGGAGGTGCGCCAAGCTGCACGCCAAGCGGACCAATCAGGCTAGAAAG GTAAACCAACGCATCCAGCAGGACACCCGAGAGATGCTGATCGAGAATCGTCCGTTGAACTTTTTGGGATACATCGAACAGGCACTGCTCCGGAACGAATTCATCGATGGGCCACTGTTCGTGAAGGCTTTGGAAATGATACTGACCATCAATGAGCCGTCGGATCAGCTGAATGCTAACTACAGTGTCGGGTCGGTGCTTCAGCAAACGGTGGACATTCTCGATCAAACGGTGGACCACTTTCCGCCATGTTGGTTGGATCTGAAGCGCGCCTATCAGAGTGTCATTTTTGGAGTTTTGGAAGAGGAGTGCTTCGAAAAGTACGATCGGAGTGAAGGGCTGTTCAAAGTGGTACTGTTTTTGCTGGAAAAATTCGTGGAAAGTAAAGCGGGAGATTGTGGCGCGAGCTTGAGCAGGACGTTGAGTAACCAGGAGCGATCGATGGCCAATTTTCACCTGTGGGAACAGGCATACATTCAAAAGTACGATTTCGACATGCTTTCTCGAGACGATAAGCTGGATCGACTGTTTCTGGTACTTCAAATACTGGTCAAAATCTTAGAGTACGACTTAACAATGTGGATTCTTAG GCACCCTCACAATGTTAAAGAGAATATGATCAATCCTAACAGGATGCCTCTAATTGCGGCGCTCTTGTGGAATGAGAATTCAACAGTTGGTGAAACGAACTCATTGATTAAGCGTATAATTGCTCTCTACGTCAACGCAACTGCAGTTCATTACCCCAAGGATGCCATCGAGACGCTTTCG CGATTGGTATCCATCATCGGAACTGCCATCAACCTAACCGAGATCCAGTACGACGGATCTGTCGAATATCCGTGCATCAAACAGAACACCCGCTACTTTGCGCAGCAAATTATGCGCCATCTGGAGACTTCCGGTTACCACAGTGTGTCGCTTTGTTTGCGTACCATAGAACAAATGCGTTCACCACTGTTGCGTATGCTGCTGGCTGGGGATCTGCTCCAGAAGTTAACTCCGCTACCGATGGACACACCTTGCGCTGCTTCCTATCTGAAGCATCTGATCAAGGGCAAGTGGAAAGCATTCCGGATAGATAATCCGCCCGAGAGGGATGCTCAAACCGAACGCGATAGGTTTCCTTTCCTCGACCAGCGAAAGCAGAGGAAATCATCTCACGAAATTGGTCAACCTCAGTATGTGAACCTTCTGTTGACGGCCTTCAAATCCTACATGCAGGTGTTCCCTCTGAAAACATACTTTCAAGGCGGCTGTAGGCCTCCCGGAGAGTCAGATTTCCATGCGTCTACTCCATCGCCCACGAACCAATCCGTAACCAATCACGTCAACCTAACAGCGCTGGAAAAAGATCTTCCTCGTCAGATGAAACAACTCCGAACCAGCGGCACCCAGTTTATCCGTTGCAAAAGTAGCGGCGATTCCCCGCCATTAATCTTAGAGGAAATCAACGTGACTCCGTCTCTGCTGTTGCATTATCGCGACGAGGTGAAGCATCTACTTTTGATGCAACGATGGCTGCAGACGAAAGCTGGAACCAGTCCGGAGGAACGGGAGTTATTTGCACCGTGGAGAAGTTACCTGGCGACGATCGACGGATCGTTGGTTTGTGAGTAA